A stretch of Deltaproteobacteria bacterium DNA encodes these proteins:
- a CDS encoding septal ring lytic transglycosylase RlpA family protein: MVVRGYWLAGAFVALSLGGCGGMQQSQRATLLNVVPSHSFPSLSLPKVSFPSLPLRSPSREKRETVKVEDEGLPVIIPQDEKAIQTGIASWYGPGFHGRRTANGEVYNQHALTAAHRTLPMGTRAVVTNVATGESVEVRINDRGPYKYGRVIDLSSEAARRIGMWASGTAPVRVEVLNPGGILPAEKLVIPSAYAVLLASSTDSEEVASFMSRVSQQQPDVYLSMLSSGMLQYYQLRLGPFRSRGEAVRRARELTKNGVQALVVAEDDLRVER, encoded by the coding sequence ATGGTGGTACGAGGTTACTGGCTGGCCGGGGCCTTTGTGGCCCTCTCGCTAGGAGGGTGTGGCGGGATGCAGCAGTCGCAACGCGCTACTCTCCTGAATGTCGTTCCTTCTCATTCTTTCCCTTCGCTTTCGTTACCGAAGGTGTCCTTTCCTTCTCTTCCATTGCGGTCTCCTTCGCGTGAGAAAAGAGAAACCGTGAAAGTCGAAGATGAAGGTTTACCCGTGATTATTCCTCAAGATGAGAAGGCAATCCAAACCGGCATCGCATCTTGGTACGGTCCAGGATTTCACGGGAGGCGTACCGCGAATGGCGAAGTGTACAATCAGCACGCACTGACGGCTGCCCATCGCACTTTGCCTATGGGGACTCGGGCAGTCGTGACGAATGTCGCTACTGGAGAGTCGGTCGAGGTGCGTATTAATGACCGCGGACCGTACAAATATGGTCGAGTGATTGACCTCTCTTCTGAGGCTGCTCGACGTATTGGGATGTGGGCAAGTGGCACTGCACCGGTGCGGGTTGAGGTCCTCAATCCCGGTGGGATTCTTCCAGCAGAAAAACTCGTCATTCCTTCCGCCTATGCTGTTTTGTTGGCGTCCTCAACCGACTCAGAGGAAGTGGCGTCTTTCATGAGCCGGGTGAGTCAACAGCAACCAGATGTGTACTTAAGCATGCTCTCCTCGGGAATGCTTCAATACTATCAGCTTCGCCTTGGCCCGTTCCGCTCTCGCGGAGAGGCGGTGAGGCGTGCCCGAGAGTTGACGAAAAATGGAGTGCAGGCTTTGGTCGTTGCTGAGGATGACCTTCGCGTTGAACGATAA
- a CDS encoding divalent-cation tolerance protein CutA, which yields MTDAILILVTAGSESEAEKIAQTLVEEWLAACVNIVNPIRSIYRWEGKVQDDHEWLLVIKTQHSHFAAVDAHVRTLHSYQVPEVIALPIVEGSEKYVGWIRGETAS from the coding sequence ATGACCGATGCCATTCTTATTCTCGTCACCGCCGGTTCAGAAAGCGAAGCCGAAAAAATTGCACAGACCCTCGTCGAAGAATGGCTCGCCGCTTGTGTGAACATCGTTAATCCCATCCGCTCGATTTATCGCTGGGAAGGGAAAGTGCAAGATGATCATGAATGGTTGTTAGTCATTAAAACACAGCACTCACACTTTGCCGCCGTCGACGCACATGTACGCACGCTCCACTCTTATCAAGTGCCGGAGGTTATCGCGCTGCCAATAGTAGAGGGGTCGGAGAAGTATGTGGGATGGATACGAGGCGAGACCGCGAGTTGA